The following proteins are encoded in a genomic region of Xenopus laevis strain J_2021 chromosome 3L, Xenopus_laevis_v10.1, whole genome shotgun sequence:
- the LOC121401209 gene encoding uncharacterized protein LOC121401209: MDHPGYKQNRVALVCPRCFKVDKSLTTHLRRTCMRFSSLEEIHEVAHTAWRRLWDIAEKATVFNHREIQKLTSPAEFSAFLERKGFFIVNKPRETAEPIATPSTSAAASAPDRVELAPETGATHRLSCLRSEPMEDTTMLSFVTLEVVPPELAIENCELKFPSGTDLSHAVPAASVSEEEQGAAENIEITEHEHMDIDNPEEDQGLERAAKMNWTSEIRLKMKEAGLYNRHSVVGPTLKAFTDFLTHTLGVTRYNRRWKTWLGSLFYEPQDANLAFVKDIQRTNEFF, from the exons atGGACCATCCAGGTTATAA gcaaaatcGGGTTGCCCTGGTTTGTCCTCGGTGCTTTAAAGTCGATAAAAGCTTGACAACTCATCTGCGGAGGACATGCATGAGATTTAGCTCATTGGAAGAGATCCATGAAGTTGCACATACTGCTTGGCGTCGCTTGTGGGACATTGCAGAGAAGGCTACCGTATTTAATCATCGTGAGATCCAGAAGCTTACCTCTCCTGCTGAATTCTCTGCCTTTTTGGAAAGGAAAGGATTTTTCATAGTGAACAAACCCCG GGAAACTGCTGAACCTATAGCAACACCATccacttctgctgctgcttcagcCCCGGATCGAGTAGaactggctccagaaacaggagcAACCCATCGACTGTCCTGTCTAAGAAGTGAACCTATGGAGGACACTACCATGCTAAG CTTTGTGACTTTAGAAGTGGTGCCTCCTGAACTTGCCATAGAAAACTGTGAACTGAAATTCCCATCAGGGACAGACCTTTCCCATGCTGTTCCGGCTGCATCAGTTTCAGAAGAGGAGCAAggagcagcagaaaatattgaaatcacAGAGCATGAACACATGGACATTGACAACCCAGAGGAAGATCAAGGCTTAGAGAG GGCAGCGAAAATGAATTGGACTTCAGAAATAAGGCTGAAAATGAAGGAAGCTGGTCTGTACAATCGGCATTCCGTCGTCGGCCCCACTCTGAAAGCATTCACAGATTTTCTGACACATACATTGGGTGTCACTAGGTACAACAGGAG GTGGAAAACTTGGCTAGGTTCTTTATTTTATGAACCACAAGATGCTAACTTGGCATTTGTGAAAGACATCCAAAGGACAAATGAGTTTTTCTGA